One stretch of Streptomyces zhihengii DNA includes these proteins:
- a CDS encoding DUF389 domain-containing protein, with protein MLTLSAVIAAGGILTDSTATVIGAMIIAPLSTPIMGIALGAVERRRATAALFVALGCLLVLLVGACASLVVPPAYDLLDNSQISGRTSPGLLDMIAAVATGFAGAVALARKDVAAVLPGVAIAISLVPPLVVSGVCAGQGSWWLALGALVLFLSNLVALVFAGMVVFAVLGYARGEGRHRARGRAYLMLGLLFTAVLLPLAANTVTTVLLNAWATRTKSAAERWLSDTPGAEVTSVEGQSRTLYVHVRAPGGLPPIDDLLDDLEGKVPGGVPIVVDATRGQQITAGTVGG; from the coding sequence ATGCTCACGCTGTCAGCGGTGATCGCCGCGGGCGGCATCCTGACGGACTCCACCGCGACGGTCATCGGCGCCATGATCATCGCGCCGCTGTCCACACCCATCATGGGGATCGCTCTCGGCGCGGTGGAGCGCCGCCGTGCCACGGCGGCGCTGTTCGTGGCCCTCGGCTGCCTGCTCGTGCTGCTCGTCGGCGCATGCGCCTCCCTGGTGGTGCCCCCGGCCTACGACCTGCTGGACAATTCCCAGATCTCCGGCCGGACCTCCCCCGGGCTCCTCGACATGATCGCGGCCGTGGCGACGGGCTTCGCGGGGGCGGTGGCGCTGGCGCGTAAGGACGTCGCGGCCGTCCTGCCCGGAGTGGCGATCGCGATCTCCCTGGTGCCGCCGCTCGTGGTGAGCGGCGTGTGCGCCGGGCAGGGGTCGTGGTGGCTCGCCCTGGGCGCGCTGGTGCTCTTCCTCTCCAACCTCGTCGCTCTCGTGTTCGCGGGCATGGTGGTCTTCGCCGTGCTGGGATACGCCCGCGGCGAGGGGCGGCACCGGGCCCGCGGGCGCGCGTACCTGATGCTCGGACTGCTGTTCACCGCGGTCCTCCTGCCGCTGGCGGCCAACACCGTGACCACGGTGCTGCTGAACGCCTGGGCGACCCGCACCAAGAGCGCGGCGGAGCGGTGGCTCTCGGACACGCCGGGCGCGGAGGTAACGAGCGTCGAGGGCCAGTCGCGGACCCTGTACGTCCATGTGCGCGCCCCGGGCGGTCTGCCGCCGATCGACGATCTCCTCGACGACCTGGAGGGCAAGGTCCCCGGCGGGGTTCCGATCGTGGTGGACGCCACCCGGGGACAGCAGATCACCGCCGGCACGGTCGGCGGCTGA
- a CDS encoding ABC transporter ATP-binding protein, which translates to MPPNTSRTHAEQGASAAVLELRDVARSYGGVPVLGPVGLTVHKGRCVVVTGGNGSGKSTLLRLAAGRERPTKGTVRLDGAEMDGDRRQVRSAVATVIDTDAFYPDLTVREHLMLVALAHGGGGAAPETVSAALAAHHLTDRAEVPPSALSSGQRQQMLLAAAFVRPHRLLILDEPEQRLDAGARRELAARLVRHKAHGVALLVATHHAPLVAALADRVVRLGDDGQEDPPDPEGPAGGGAGEDDAAGEASGGDDADRGGGGREAAAGDRG; encoded by the coding sequence ATGCCACCGAACACCAGTCGTACGCATGCCGAACAGGGCGCCAGCGCAGCCGTGTTGGAGCTCCGGGACGTCGCGCGGTCCTACGGCGGGGTCCCGGTGCTGGGCCCGGTGGGCCTGACCGTCCACAAGGGCCGCTGCGTCGTGGTGACCGGGGGCAACGGCTCCGGCAAGTCCACCCTGCTGCGGCTCGCCGCCGGACGCGAGCGCCCCACGAAGGGCACGGTCCGCCTGGACGGCGCCGAGATGGACGGCGACCGACGGCAGGTGCGGTCGGCGGTCGCGACCGTCATCGACACCGACGCCTTCTACCCGGACCTGACGGTGCGCGAGCACCTGATGCTCGTCGCCCTCGCGCACGGCGGCGGGGGAGCGGCGCCGGAGACGGTCTCCGCGGCCCTCGCCGCCCACCACCTGACGGACCGGGCGGAAGTGCCGCCGTCCGCGCTCTCCTCCGGGCAGCGGCAGCAGATGCTGCTCGCGGCCGCCTTCGTGCGACCGCACCGACTGCTGATCCTGGACGAGCCGGAGCAGCGGCTGGACGCCGGCGCGCGCCGGGAGCTCGCCGCGCGCCTGGTGCGCCACAAGGCCCACGGCGTCGCCCTCCTCGTGGCCACCCACCACGCCCCGCTGGTGGCGGCGCTCGCCGACCGGGTGGTGCGCCTGGGGGACGATGGCCAGGAGGACCCGCCGGACCCGGAGGGTCCGGCGGGAGGCGGGGCCGGGGAGGACGACGCGGCGGGGGAGGCTTCCGGAGGCGACGACGCGGACCGGGGCGGCGGCGGACGGGAAGCCGCGGCCGGGGACCGCGGATGA
- a CDS encoding DUF6297 family protein: MSTGTRPGGAASPTGRDGTDTGADLETGTGNGTDPGAGTGTGNDTDTDTGTADMLRFLAAVRGAHRARRRRSAAFAAYLLLLFGGVWGVPVLLAGARLARSGAGHDPADRPLLQFLPLWSAALMALCTLLVVRSAAWRGPVVVDGATVSWLLPQPVARGPLLLPHLASSAAVGGLLGTLGGGALGHLVAAASGTPWPQATAAGAWAGLGTALTGTALGAVSVRHERRPLRGRRTWSAVCHGTVAVLGLLSVVALTSGLPGWAATAAAWLLPWGWAAQPLAAAAAGTAPLWWAAMALWAAAVGACVLWAVRAVPEISAESLRLRATVADRVSASLFTLDLRRTRSVIHSVHRRGPVRPAPLPAPRVPWLVMPWRDALALARAPGRLGWGCAWSALSTAALVQGAERPGSATVASAVAVWALYLAAAQFAEPARLESDDVRRGALLPYTAGALALWHALVPTVLLAATTTLGMLVCAIVGRWTPGLVPVAAAVPAAVGAALVGAYRGPVPFHLLLGAQTPMGDTAPVQTAVWYLRGLLALLAVAVPVVGDALAAGGAGPSGAGWLLVCGAGGLFWAHRTARRLQAG, from the coding sequence ATGAGCACCGGCACGCGTCCCGGCGGGGCCGCCTCGCCGACCGGCCGCGACGGCACCGACACGGGCGCCGACCTCGAGACCGGCACCGGCAACGGCACCGACCCCGGTGCGGGCACCGGCACTGGCAACGACACCGATACCGACACCGGCACCGCCGACATGCTGCGCTTCCTGGCGGCGGTGCGCGGCGCTCACCGGGCCCGCCGGCGGCGGAGCGCCGCGTTCGCCGCCTATCTGCTGCTGCTCTTCGGCGGCGTGTGGGGCGTGCCGGTGCTGCTGGCGGGCGCCCGCCTCGCGCGCTCCGGAGCGGGCCACGACCCGGCGGACCGTCCGCTCCTCCAGTTCCTGCCGCTGTGGTCCGCCGCCCTGATGGCCCTGTGCACCCTGCTCGTCGTGCGCAGCGCCGCCTGGCGCGGTCCGGTCGTCGTCGACGGCGCCACGGTGTCCTGGCTGCTGCCCCAACCCGTCGCGCGCGGCCCCCTGCTGCTGCCGCACCTCGCGTCGTCGGCGGCCGTCGGCGGACTCCTCGGGACCCTGGGCGGCGGGGCGCTCGGGCACCTCGTGGCCGCGGCGTCCGGCACGCCCTGGCCGCAGGCGACGGCGGCGGGCGCCTGGGCGGGGCTGGGCACGGCGCTGACGGGCACGGCGCTGGGCGCGGTGTCCGTGCGGCACGAACGGCGCCCCCTCCGTGGACGGCGGACATGGTCCGCGGTCTGCCACGGCACCGTCGCCGTGCTCGGGCTGCTGTCCGTCGTGGCACTCACCTCCGGTCTGCCCGGGTGGGCGGCGACGGCCGCCGCCTGGCTCCTGCCGTGGGGCTGGGCGGCCCAGCCCCTCGCCGCGGCGGCTGCGGGCACCGCGCCGCTGTGGTGGGCGGCGATGGCCCTGTGGGCGGCGGCGGTGGGTGCTTGTGTGCTGTGGGCGGTGCGCGCTGTGCCGGAGATCTCCGCGGAGTCCCTGCGGCTGCGTGCCACGGTCGCCGACCGCGTGAGCGCGTCGCTGTTCACCCTCGACCTGCGCCGGACGCGCTCCGTGATCCACTCGGTGCACCGGCGCGGGCCCGTGCGGCCGGCCCCGCTCCCGGCGCCCCGTGTGCCGTGGCTGGTGATGCCCTGGCGTGACGCGCTCGCTCTCGCCCGGGCGCCCGGGCGGCTGGGCTGGGGGTGCGCGTGGTCCGCCCTGTCCACCGCCGCCCTCGTCCAGGGGGCGGAGCGGCCCGGTTCGGCGACGGTGGCCTCCGCGGTCGCGGTGTGGGCGCTGTATCTGGCGGCCGCTCAGTTCGCGGAACCGGCCCGGCTGGAGAGCGACGACGTACGCCGCGGCGCCCTCCTCCCGTACACCGCCGGGGCCCTCGCGCTGTGGCACGCGCTGGTGCCCACCGTGCTGCTGGCCGCCACCACCACGCTCGGCATGCTGGTGTGCGCGATCGTCGGCCGGTGGACGCCGGGCCTCGTGCCGGTGGCGGCGGCAGTGCCCGCCGCCGTGGGTGCCGCGCTCGTCGGCGCCTACCGCGGCCCGGTCCCGTTCCATCTGCTGCTGGGTGCGCAGACCCCGATGGGCGACACCGCCCCGGTGCAGACGGCGGTCTGGTACCTGCGCGGACTCCTCGCGCTGCTGGCGGTCGCCGTCCCCGTCGTCGGCGACGCCCTCGCGGCGGGCGGGGCCGGGCCGTCGGGCGCGGGATGGCTGCTGGTGTGCGGCGCGGGCGGTCTGTTCTGGGCGCACCGCACCGCCCGTCGCCTCCAGGCCGGCTGA
- a CDS encoding lamin tail domain-containing protein gives MSASTSARRIAATVLAAGAVVSAVALPASAHDGDRDRHRTPRVEISAVQADSPGRDNRSNRSLNGEWVEITNNTRHAVDLRGWTLRDDDGNRYRFDDVRLRGRATVRVHTGEGRDTRTDVYQDRRDHIWGNRADTAVLRDDRGRTVDTESWGGRHHHRHH, from the coding sequence ATGTCTGCTTCGACTTCCGCCCGCCGTATCGCGGCCACCGTTCTCGCCGCCGGCGCCGTGGTCTCGGCCGTCGCCCTGCCGGCCTCCGCGCACGACGGAGACCGCGACCGCCACCGCACCCCGCGGGTGGAGATCAGCGCCGTCCAGGCCGACAGCCCGGGCCGCGACAACCGCTCCAACCGGTCGCTGAACGGGGAGTGGGTGGAGATCACCAACAACACCCGCCACGCGGTCGACCTGCGGGGCTGGACGCTGCGCGACGACGACGGCAACCGCTACCGCTTCGACGACGTGCGGCTGCGCGGCCGCGCCACCGTCCGTGTCCACACCGGCGAGGGCCGCGACACCCGCACGGACGTCTACCAGGACCGCCGCGACCACATCTGGGGCAACCGCGCCGACACGGCCGTCCTGCGCGACGACCGCGGCCGCACCGTCGACACCGAGTCCTGGGGCGGACGCCACCACCACCGCCACCACTGA
- a CDS encoding putative quinol monooxygenase yields the protein MIFIVVKFPVKPEHVEEWPEKVGAFTRATREEPGNLWFEWSRSLEDPNTFVLVEAFQDDAGAAHVNSDHFRAGLEAMRPLLSRTPEIVSTTISGAEGWSAMGELTIG from the coding sequence ATGATCTTTATCGTAGTGAAGTTTCCGGTGAAGCCCGAGCACGTCGAGGAGTGGCCCGAGAAGGTCGGCGCGTTCACCCGCGCCACCCGCGAGGAGCCGGGCAACCTGTGGTTCGAGTGGTCGCGCAGTCTTGAGGACCCGAACACCTTCGTCCTGGTCGAGGCGTTCCAGGACGACGCCGGTGCGGCCCACGTGAACTCCGACCACTTCCGCGCCGGCCTGGAGGCCATGCGCCCCCTGCTGAGCCGCACCCCGGAGATCGTGAGCACCACGATCTCCGGCGCCGAGGGCTGGAGCGCGATGGGCGAGCTCACCATCGGCTGA
- a CDS encoding dihydrofolate reductase family protein: MGLIHIEMFATLDLVGQAPGGPDEDPAGFPYGGWQAPLLDDVAGAQVASAYEGTDALLLGRRTYDIFAAYWPHQEGGQDNAIATLFNRIPKYVASRGTPDLAWAGSTHLGPDLAGAVREVRDRHENVKVVGSLNLVQTLLREKLFDRLDLWLHPIVLGVGKRVFEDGAVPTNVTLLAPPAAGPRGTVYLRYGLAEGTPATGDMAASDRGAASG; encoded by the coding sequence ATGGGCCTCATCCACATCGAGATGTTCGCGACCCTCGACCTCGTCGGCCAGGCGCCGGGCGGCCCGGACGAGGATCCGGCGGGCTTCCCGTACGGCGGTTGGCAGGCGCCGCTGCTGGACGACGTCGCCGGGGCGCAGGTCGCGTCGGCGTACGAGGGCACGGACGCCCTGCTGCTCGGCCGGCGGACCTACGACATCTTCGCGGCCTACTGGCCGCACCAGGAAGGCGGCCAGGACAACGCGATCGCCACGCTGTTTAACAGGATTCCGAAGTACGTGGCCTCTCGCGGTACGCCCGACCTCGCGTGGGCCGGCTCCACGCACCTCGGCCCGGATCTGGCCGGTGCGGTCCGCGAGGTCCGCGACCGGCACGAGAACGTGAAGGTGGTGGGGAGCCTGAACCTCGTGCAGACCCTGCTGCGCGAGAAGCTGTTCGACCGGCTCGACCTCTGGCTGCACCCGATCGTGCTCGGCGTCGGCAAGAGGGTGTTCGAGGACGGCGCGGTACCCACCAACGTCACCCTCCTCGCACCCCCGGCGGCCGGCCCGCGCGGCACGGTGTACCTGCGCTACGGCCTCGCCGAGGGCACCCCGGCCACGGGTGACATGGCCGCGTCCGACCGCGGGGCCGCGAGCGGGTGA
- a CDS encoding helix-turn-helix domain-containing protein, producing the protein MLRIHFTDPDLGRTRLAARPDPLWEIAASLHRLQSRKGAWAFAGWSRMARQRLREKKLDRQVRDILLRLYPRAEYFPDFLTPAGALDGFDAGVEAILATPPRRILQEVTTLDRTVGAPPWVGRLVEPSARRELVGLLRAYHEAVVVPYEEVALAKLEAERAARCRGLLDGGVDGMLSGLGPMMRWRPPVLEVSYPTQAADRDLHLHGRGLTLVPSYFNWAEPVAFADPELPPVLWYSMLHEPPAAGVDDPGKPLTALLGRARAVALHAAAAGATTGEIARAAGVSASSASRHATALRDAGLVTTVRHGPAVLHTLTPVGASMLRAAAARRRPGPLAPA; encoded by the coding sequence ATGCTGCGCATTCATTTCACCGATCCCGACCTGGGCCGCACCAGACTCGCCGCGCGCCCCGACCCGCTGTGGGAGATCGCCGCGAGTCTGCACCGGCTCCAGTCACGGAAGGGCGCCTGGGCGTTCGCCGGGTGGAGCCGGATGGCGCGGCAGCGGTTACGGGAGAAGAAGCTGGACCGGCAGGTGCGGGACATCCTGCTGCGCCTGTACCCGCGGGCCGAGTACTTCCCGGACTTCCTGACACCGGCCGGCGCCCTGGACGGGTTCGACGCAGGCGTGGAGGCGATCCTCGCCACGCCGCCGCGCCGGATCCTTCAGGAGGTGACCACCCTCGACCGGACCGTCGGCGCGCCGCCCTGGGTCGGCCGGCTCGTCGAGCCGTCGGCGCGCCGGGAGCTCGTCGGGCTGCTCCGCGCGTACCACGAGGCCGTGGTGGTCCCCTACGAGGAGGTCGCGCTGGCGAAGCTGGAGGCCGAACGGGCGGCGCGCTGCCGCGGGCTGCTCGACGGGGGCGTCGACGGCATGCTCTCCGGGCTCGGCCCGATGATGCGGTGGCGTCCGCCGGTCCTGGAGGTCTCCTACCCCACGCAGGCGGCGGACCGGGACCTGCATCTGCACGGCCGGGGGCTCACGCTCGTCCCCTCGTACTTCAACTGGGCCGAGCCGGTCGCCTTCGCCGATCCCGAACTGCCGCCCGTCCTGTGGTACTCGATGCTCCACGAACCGCCCGCGGCCGGCGTTGACGACCCCGGGAAGCCCCTGACGGCCCTGCTGGGCCGGGCCCGGGCGGTCGCCCTGCACGCCGCGGCCGCCGGTGCCACGACCGGGGAGATCGCGCGGGCAGCAGGGGTCTCGGCATCGTCCGCCAGCAGGCACGCGACCGCGCTGCGCGACGCGGGACTCGTCACCACCGTCCGCCACGGCCCGGCCGTGCTGCACACACTGACCCCGGTGGGGGCGTCGATGCTGCGGGCCGCAGCGGCCCGGCGTCGGCCCGGGCCGCTCGCCCCCGCCTGA
- a CDS encoding universal stress protein, with amino-acid sequence MAVYRTVMVGTDGSRSSYSAVEAAARLAAVCEGELVVVCAYVPMRGRELATAQDRLGAEAYQVVGSAPAEDTLRTAADRARAQGAGNVRTIAVEDEPVAALVRTARECSADLLVVGNRGLRSLAGRLLGSVPADIARKAGLDVLIVHTT; translated from the coding sequence GTGGCGGTCTATCGGACGGTCATGGTGGGCACGGACGGATCGAGGTCGTCGTACTCGGCGGTCGAGGCGGCGGCGCGGCTTGCCGCGGTGTGCGAGGGGGAGTTGGTGGTCGTCTGCGCGTACGTGCCGATGCGCGGGCGTGAACTCGCCACGGCGCAGGACCGGTTAGGGGCCGAGGCGTACCAGGTCGTGGGGTCCGCGCCCGCCGAGGACACGCTGCGCACGGCGGCGGACCGGGCCCGCGCGCAGGGGGCGGGGAACGTGCGGACCATCGCCGTGGAGGACGAGCCGGTCGCCGCGCTGGTGCGGACCGCGCGGGAGTGCTCGGCGGATCTGCTGGTCGTCGGGAACCGGGGGCTGCGTTCGCTCGCCGGGCGCCTGCTGGGCTCCGTGCCCGCGGACATCGCCAGGAAGGCCGGTCTCGACGTCCTGATCGTGCACACCACATGA
- a CDS encoding adenylate/guanylate cyclase domain-containing protein, which translates to MSTPPERTPAPAAADDVRRTIEEVLLGGGRLWTRRDIAERSGVTPERTAQIWHALGFPAADDDARVFTDADVEALRAGERLIGAGLITESSETMMARALGHHLSRLAEWQVHTLWVWINQDTGVLPDPAALTEHAGTLLAEMELLQRHVWRRHLAAHAERTLADAEEAAPAGPQPSGPGKSGQATAREGADVRARAVGFTDMVGYTRLTRGLGNAELVRVLDRFESLTGDTVAEGGGQVVKTIGDEVLFVCGTASEAADIALELTARAEAERELPQVRSGLAHGVVLSRFGDVYGATVNVAARLTAVARPGTVLVDTAFAGELAGRTDYALKALRPVSVRGYSRLRPVLLRSPRPGRQRTGGDGPRPGAPG; encoded by the coding sequence ATGAGCACACCGCCGGAGCGGACCCCGGCCCCCGCCGCCGCGGACGACGTACGGCGGACGATCGAGGAGGTGCTGCTCGGCGGCGGCCGGCTGTGGACGAGGCGGGACATCGCCGAACGGTCCGGGGTGACACCCGAGCGCACCGCGCAGATCTGGCACGCGCTCGGCTTCCCGGCGGCCGACGACGACGCCAGGGTGTTCACCGACGCCGACGTCGAGGCGCTCCGGGCGGGGGAGCGGCTCATCGGGGCCGGGCTCATCACCGAGAGCAGCGAGACCATGATGGCGCGCGCCCTCGGGCACCACCTGTCCCGCCTCGCCGAGTGGCAGGTGCACACCCTCTGGGTGTGGATCAACCAGGACACGGGCGTCCTCCCGGACCCCGCGGCGCTGACGGAGCACGCCGGGACGCTGCTGGCGGAGATGGAGCTGCTGCAGCGCCATGTGTGGCGCAGGCATCTGGCGGCACACGCCGAACGGACGCTCGCCGACGCGGAGGAGGCCGCCCCCGCCGGGCCGCAGCCCTCGGGACCGGGCAAGAGCGGGCAGGCGACGGCCCGCGAGGGTGCCGACGTCCGCGCACGGGCAGTGGGATTCACCGACATGGTCGGGTACACCCGGCTGACCCGGGGCCTGGGCAACGCCGAACTCGTCCGGGTGCTCGACCGGTTCGAGAGCCTGACCGGGGACACGGTCGCCGAAGGCGGGGGACAGGTGGTGAAGACCATCGGCGACGAGGTGCTCTTCGTCTGCGGGACGGCGTCCGAGGCGGCGGACATCGCCCTGGAGCTCACCGCACGCGCCGAGGCGGAGCGGGAGCTGCCGCAGGTGCGGTCCGGCCTGGCCCACGGCGTCGTCCTCAGCCGCTTCGGCGACGTCTACGGGGCGACGGTGAACGTCGCGGCCCGGCTCACCGCCGTGGCCCGCCCCGGCACCGTCCTGGTCGACACGGCGTTCGCCGGCGAACTGGCGGGCAGGACGGACTACGCGCTGAAAGCGCTCCGCCCGGTGTCCGTCCGCGGCTACAGCAGGCTCCGCCCCGTCCTGCTGCGGTCGCCCCGGCCCGGCCGGCAGCGGACGGGCGGCGACGGACCCCGCCCCGGCGCGCCGGGGTAG
- a CDS encoding SulP family inorganic anion transporter, giving the protein MSPVARLRRLKPDWLNDPKVWRTEVLAGLVVALALIPEAISFSVIAGVDPAIGLFASFTMAVVISVVGGRRAMISAATGAVALVIAPLNREHGLGYLVAAVILAGVFQVVLGVLGVAKLMRFIPRSVMVGFVNALAVLIFMAQIPEMRDVPWAVYPLIAAGLALMVFFPKVTTVVPAPLVSIVVLTVITIGAAIAVPTVGDKGELPSALPVPGLPDVPFTLETLTTIAPYAFAMALVGLMESLMTAKLVDDITDTRSDKTRESVGQGIANIVTGFFGGMGGCAMIGQTMINVKVSGARTRLSTFLAGAFLMVLCIVFGPVVSDIPMAALVAVMVMVSFATFDWHSVAPATLRRMPAGEITVMVVTVGAVVATHNLAVGVVLGSLTAMAVFARRVARLAEVTAVPDPDGTTVVYRVTGALFFASSNDLVGRFDYAGDPGRIVIDLSDAHVWDASSVAALDAVETKYAQRGKTVEITGLNDPSADLHRRLTGELAGH; this is encoded by the coding sequence GTGTCCCCGGTCGCGCGTCTGCGCCGTCTGAAGCCCGACTGGCTGAACGACCCCAAGGTCTGGCGCACCGAGGTCCTCGCCGGCCTGGTCGTCGCCCTCGCGCTCATCCCGGAGGCGATCTCGTTCTCCGTCATCGCCGGCGTCGATCCCGCGATCGGCCTGTTCGCCTCGTTCACCATGGCCGTGGTCATCTCCGTCGTCGGCGGCCGGCGCGCGATGATCTCCGCCGCCACCGGCGCGGTCGCGCTCGTCATCGCCCCGCTCAACCGTGAGCACGGCCTCGGGTACCTCGTGGCGGCCGTGATCCTCGCCGGTGTCTTCCAGGTGGTGCTGGGCGTGCTCGGGGTGGCGAAGCTGATGCGGTTCATCCCCCGCTCGGTGATGGTCGGCTTCGTCAACGCGCTCGCCGTCCTGATCTTCATGGCGCAGATCCCGGAGATGCGGGACGTGCCGTGGGCCGTGTACCCGCTGATCGCGGCCGGTCTGGCGCTGATGGTGTTCTTCCCGAAGGTCACCACCGTGGTCCCCGCCCCGCTCGTCTCCATCGTCGTCCTGACGGTGATCACGATCGGCGCCGCGATCGCGGTGCCGACGGTGGGCGACAAGGGCGAGCTGCCGTCCGCCCTTCCCGTGCCCGGCCTGCCGGACGTGCCGTTCACCCTGGAGACGCTCACGACCATCGCCCCGTACGCGTTCGCGATGGCGCTGGTCGGCCTCATGGAGTCCCTGATGACGGCCAAGCTCGTCGACGACATCACCGACACCCGCTCCGACAAGACCCGCGAGTCCGTCGGCCAGGGCATCGCCAACATCGTCACCGGCTTCTTCGGCGGCATGGGCGGCTGCGCCATGATCGGCCAGACGATGATCAACGTGAAGGTCTCCGGCGCACGGACCCGGCTGTCCACCTTCCTCGCCGGCGCGTTCCTGATGGTGCTGTGCATCGTCTTCGGCCCGGTCGTCTCCGACATCCCCATGGCCGCGCTGGTGGCCGTGATGGTCATGGTGTCGTTCGCGACCTTCGACTGGCACTCCGTCGCCCCCGCCACGCTCCGCCGGATGCCCGCGGGCGAGATCACCGTCATGGTCGTCACGGTCGGCGCCGTCGTGGCCACCCACAACCTCGCCGTCGGCGTCGTCCTCGGCTCCCTCACCGCGATGGCGGTCTTCGCGCGTCGCGTCGCCCGTCTCGCCGAGGTCACCGCCGTGCCGGACCCGGACGGCACCACCGTCGTCTACCGGGTCACCGGCGCGCTCTTCTTCGCCTCGTCGAACGACCTCGTCGGACGCTTCGACTACGCGGGCGATCCCGGCCGGATCGTCATCGACCTGTCCGACGCCCACGTCTGGGACGCCTCCTCGGTCGCCGCCCTCGACGCGGTGGAGACCAAGTACGCCCAGCGCGGCAAGACCGTCGAGATCACCGGCCTCAACGACCCGAGCGCCGACCTCCACCGCAGGCTCACCGGCGAACTCGCCGGCCACTGA
- a CDS encoding AAA family ATPase, translated as MEARDGDRRDTEQRETAARLRAIVGELSERFYERDDVVRTLTATLLAGRHSLVLGPPGTAKSELARELTGRIDGASYWEILLSKFTAPTRMFGPVDVAALARGEYRQVYEGRATTAHIAFIDEIFKCSTAALNETLGFLNERIYHPENGGAPIHCPLIGAITASNELPDGEDTAAVYDRLLVRVEVGYLEDPSNFAALVRSAVARPHPAPARTTVELAALRQAVTEAVPAVEVPDDMVDAVCALRSALRRREIVASDRRWRQAVGLLQASAYLDGRPAVTETDLQMLTHVLWDSPAQRPTVEREVLHLVNPDAKEALDLADTLHELETQLDAMAGQSREALSEWVIKNAHNKLATAGKRLERLREEAAVAGRSTATIDRVTGRQRAVRARVLTEALGMDASTVQAQL; from the coding sequence ATGGAAGCGCGGGACGGGGACAGGCGGGACACGGAGCAGCGGGAGACGGCCGCGAGGCTGCGGGCGATCGTCGGCGAGCTGTCGGAGCGCTTCTACGAGCGCGACGACGTGGTGCGGACGCTGACGGCCACGCTGCTCGCCGGCCGGCACTCGCTGGTGCTGGGCCCGCCCGGCACCGCCAAGTCCGAGCTGGCCCGCGAGCTCACGGGCCGGATCGACGGCGCCTCCTACTGGGAGATCCTGCTGTCGAAGTTCACCGCGCCCACCCGGATGTTCGGCCCCGTCGACGTGGCCGCGCTGGCCCGCGGCGAGTACCGCCAGGTGTACGAGGGCCGCGCCACGACCGCGCACATCGCGTTCATCGACGAGATCTTCAAGTGCTCCACGGCGGCACTGAACGAGACCCTGGGCTTCCTCAACGAGCGGATCTACCACCCGGAGAACGGCGGCGCCCCGATCCACTGCCCGCTCATCGGCGCCATCACCGCCAGCAACGAGCTGCCCGACGGCGAGGACACGGCCGCCGTCTACGACCGGCTGCTGGTGCGCGTGGAGGTCGGCTACCTCGAGGACCCCTCGAACTTCGCCGCGCTGGTGCGCTCGGCCGTCGCACGGCCCCACCCGGCGCCGGCCCGGACCACGGTCGAACTGGCCGCACTGCGCCAGGCCGTGACCGAGGCCGTCCCCGCGGTGGAGGTCCCCGACGACATGGTGGACGCGGTGTGCGCGCTGCGGTCCGCCCTGCGCCGCAGGGAGATCGTCGCCTCCGACCGCCGCTGGCGGCAGGCCGTCGGGCTGCTCCAGGCCTCCGCCTACCTGGACGGCCGCCCGGCCGTTACGGAGACCGACCTGCAGATGCTGACCCATGTGCTGTGGGACTCTCCCGCGCAGCGCCCCACCGTCGAACGTGAGGTGCTGCACCTGGTCAACCCCGACGCCAAGGAGGCACTCGACCTGGCGGACACCCTCCACGAACTGGAGACCCAGCTCGACGCCATGGCCGGGCAGTCCCGCGAGGCGCTGAGCGAGTGGGTCATCAAGAACGCCCACAACAAGCTCGCCACGGCGGGCAAGCGGCTGGAGCGGCTCCGCGAGGAGGCGGCGGTCGCCGGGCGGTCCACGGCCACCATCGACCGGGTCACCGGCCGGCAGCGGGCCGTCCGCGCCCGCGTCCTCACCGAGGCACTGGGCATGGACGCGAGCACGGTCCAGGCCCAGCTCTGA
- a CDS encoding DUF5713 family protein, with protein MPITNQRAADHPFLRHMYGDAYFPDHIVDRGRAILVRLCERIEAERPSDLAALYALTQAATEEFNGLDEEFGAAGSGIETVGREWIAEDFFFVASAYGFADADVEELIANRDW; from the coding sequence ATGCCGATCACCAACCAACGGGCCGCCGACCACCCGTTCCTGCGCCACATGTACGGGGACGCGTACTTCCCCGATCACATCGTCGACCGCGGCAGGGCGATCCTGGTGCGGCTGTGCGAGCGGATCGAGGCCGAGCGGCCGTCGGACCTGGCCGCGCTCTACGCGCTCACCCAGGCCGCGACGGAGGAGTTCAACGGCCTGGACGAGGAGTTCGGGGCGGCCGGGAGCGGGATCGAGACGGTCGGGCGGGAGTGGATAGCCGAGGACTTCTTCTTCGTCGCCTCCGCCTACGGGTTCGCGGACGCGGACGTCGAGGAGCTGATCGCCAACCGGGACTGGTGA